From Polaribacter butkevichii, a single genomic window includes:
- a CDS encoding CsgG/HfaB family protein — translation MRKKAVGIIYLVIISVFISCGAYFNQPFTQKKARIGENTSPEFLAKKFLPAEKIIVGVYKFRDQTGQYKPVLNGSTFSTAVTQGGTTILLKSLEESGWFRPVERENIGNLLNERQIIRNTRQEYANGKKITMPPLLFAGTIIEGGVVSYDSNIITGGSGLRYFGAGVSNQYREDRITVYLRVVSTSTGEILKNVYVSKTILSQGISANLFRYVSLRRLLEVETGVTKNEPAQLAVKEAIDKAVDVLIVEGIVDGIWEPKGGDTAKYYVKKAYYKEQLESSKIKLYNRKQEERRGKFGVGTSMGMSKIVGDYINPTFQFGYDFKFKYRLDDPKFNFWVTLGKYELDNKSTFHESFITSAINFEYTFLPYEKLTPYMYAGIGSISRKNLEDSFFKFQGGLGLEYLLSNKIGLFVNGEYNMPITDNLDRQIVGNKNDLVWRFGAGINVYF, via the coding sequence AAAAAAGCTGTTGGTATAATTTATTTGGTAATAATTAGTGTATTTATCAGTTGTGGGGCTTATTTTAATCAACCATTTACTCAAAAAAAAGCAAGAATAGGAGAAAATACATCGCCAGAATTTTTAGCGAAAAAATTTCTTCCTGCAGAGAAAATTATTGTTGGTGTTTATAAGTTTAGAGATCAAACAGGGCAATACAAACCTGTGTTAAATGGATCTACATTTAGCACTGCTGTTACCCAAGGCGGTACCACAATATTATTAAAATCACTCGAAGAGTCTGGTTGGTTTAGACCAGTAGAAAGAGAAAATATTGGTAATCTTTTAAATGAAAGGCAAATTATTAGAAACACACGTCAAGAATATGCAAATGGTAAAAAGATAACAATGCCACCTTTGCTTTTTGCAGGTACAATTATAGAGGGAGGGGTTGTTTCTTACGATTCTAACATTATAACAGGGGGGTCTGGCTTACGGTATTTTGGTGCAGGTGTTTCTAATCAATACAGAGAAGATAGAATTACGGTTTACTTGCGGGTAGTATCTACCTCTACAGGAGAAATTTTAAAGAATGTATATGTTTCTAAAACTATTTTATCTCAGGGTATTTCTGCCAATTTATTTCGTTATGTATCTTTAAGAAGATTGTTAGAAGTAGAAACTGGAGTAACTAAAAATGAACCAGCTCAATTAGCAGTAAAAGAAGCAATAGATAAAGCAGTTGATGTTTTAATTGTAGAAGGTATTGTAGATGGTATTTGGGAACCTAAAGGAGGTGATACAGCAAAATACTATGTTAAAAAAGCATATTACAAAGAGCAATTAGAGTCTAGTAAAATTAAGCTTTATAATAGAAAACAAGAAGAAAGAAGAGGTAAGTTTGGGGTAGGTACAAGTATGGGAATGTCTAAAATTGTTGGCGATTATATAAATCCAACCTTTCAGTTTGGTTATGATTTTAAGTTTAAATATAGGTTAGACGATCCTAAGTTTAATTTTTGGGTAACTTTAGGTAAGTATGAGTTAGATAATAAAAGTACTTTTCATGAATCTTTTATAACATCTGCAATTAATTTTGAATACACTTTTTTGCCCTACGAGAAATTGACGCCATATATGTATGCTGGTATTGGTTCTATTTCTAGAAAGAATTTAGAAGATAGCTTCTTTAAATTTCAAGGAGGTTTGGGGCTAGAGTATTTACTTTCAAATAAAATTGGGCTTTTTGTAAACGGAGAATACAATATGCCGATAACCGATAATTTAGATAGGCAGATAGTAGGTAATAAAAACGATTTAGTTTGGCGTTTCGGAGCAGGTATTAATGTATATTTTTAA
- a CDS encoding carboxypeptidase regulatory-like domain-containing protein: MKKVIKILLITLFFISCGEDGTIGLVAYGDLKGKVVAKDGFVPLENVKVILSPTNNTVFTDVEGNFIFLGVEAKEYSVQAAKEGYLDQYEGVTVSKDVEVNVVLEMEISTALNKPPSKPNLIAPEDGVEGLLNEVEFSWGAIDVDEDELTYTIEIRNDFNNDVISITDIKEKSYTVSGLKYGAKYFWTVAVTDAIHTEVISSIRSFTIQEDPANRYFYVKNEGGNNVIYSSSFNPANLEVFNTVQLTNAGLNSWRPRKNNVSNLIAFLRIDNNKAHIYTMKTNGDAVKKVTSTIPVAGFNLNEMDFAWSADGNKLLYPSFGSLYAINKDGTGLQKIYETTDGSLITECDWSSDGTKIAIKTNNANGYNGAILILDVNGVVLNTVISNVKGALGGLNFSASGNLLLFTRDISNHQATSYRQLDTRIFLYNFTDMSFKDVSEGEKNNGTNDLDARFSPSEADVIFVNTSNDGISQKNISKTNLSGNIERVVLFANATMPDWE, translated from the coding sequence ATGAAAAAAGTAATAAAAATACTACTAATTACACTCTTTTTTATAAGTTGTGGAGAAGACGGAACTATTGGGTTGGTAGCGTATGGTGATTTAAAAGGTAAAGTTGTGGCAAAAGATGGCTTTGTGCCTTTAGAAAATGTAAAAGTAATATTATCGCCTACAAATAATACGGTGTTTACAGATGTAGAAGGTAACTTTATCTTTCTGGGAGTAGAAGCTAAAGAATATTCTGTACAAGCGGCCAAAGAAGGTTATTTAGACCAGTATGAGGGCGTAACGGTAAGTAAAGATGTTGAGGTAAATGTTGTGTTAGAAATGGAAATTTCAACAGCTTTAAACAAACCTCCATCAAAACCAAATCTTATTGCGCCAGAAGATGGGGTAGAGGGTTTGTTAAATGAAGTTGAGTTTTCTTGGGGAGCTATTGATGTAGATGAAGACGAGCTAACATATACTATTGAAATTAGAAACGATTTTAATAATGATGTAATCAGTATTACAGATATAAAAGAAAAATCGTACACCGTTTCTGGTTTAAAATATGGTGCAAAATATTTTTGGACTGTAGCTGTAACTGATGCTATACATACAGAAGTTATAAGTAGTATTAGATCTTTTACAATACAAGAAGATCCTGCAAACCGGTATTTTTATGTTAAAAATGAAGGGGGGAATAATGTAATCTATTCTTCTTCTTTTAACCCCGCTAATTTAGAGGTTTTTAATACGGTGCAATTAACCAATGCTGGTTTAAACTCTTGGAGACCTAGAAAAAATAATGTATCTAATTTAATAGCGTTTTTAAGAATAGATAATAATAAAGCGCATATTTATACAATGAAAACCAATGGAGATGCGGTTAAAAAAGTAACATCTACAATTCCTGTTGCAGGTTTTAATTTAAATGAAATGGATTTTGCTTGGTCAGCAGATGGTAATAAATTATTATATCCCTCTTTTGGTAGTTTGTATGCTATAAATAAAGATGGTACTGGTTTGCAAAAAATATATGAAACCACAGATGGCAGCTTAATAACCGAATGTGATTGGAGTAGCGATGGAACTAAAATTGCCATAAAAACCAATAATGCAAACGGTTATAATGGTGCTATTTTAATTTTAGATGTAAATGGAGTCGTTTTAAATACTGTAATTTCTAATGTTAAAGGCGCATTAGGTGGTTTAAATTTTTCTGCATCTGGTAATTTGTTATTATTTACAAGAGATATTTCTAACCATCAAGCAACAAGTTATAGGCAATTAGATACTAGAATATTTTTATATAACTTTACAGATATGTCTTTTAAAGATGTTTCTGAAGGTGAAAAAAATAATGGAACTAATGATTTAGATGCTCGTTTTTCACCAAGCGAAGCAGATGTTATTTTTGTAAATACATCTAATGACGGTATTTCTCAAAAAAATATTTCTAAAACTAACTTGTCAGGAAATATTGAAAGAGTGGTTTTGTTTGCAAACGCAACAATGCCAGATTGGGAATAA